Part of the Oncorhynchus mykiss isolate Arlee chromosome 12, USDA_OmykA_1.1, whole genome shotgun sequence genome, TTCTCATCTGTTTGGATTAATTTACACATACTAATCTACAAGCAAGGGGGCGGCTAGATACATCACCCCACTTTACCTCCTGATCTGCGGAAACAATGGCTAGTCCTGCCCCTCCACCAGCCACTGTCTCGACCGCCACTGAGAACCCCAGCAGCTCGACTGCTGCTGGGGAGGGTGGCAATCAGGACAGCACCTTCGAATGCAACATCTGCCTGGACACCTCCAAGGATGCGGTGATCAGTCTGTGTGGGCATCTCTTTTGGTAAACACCCTCTTGTCGTGAGACTGTTCTGTATTTGTGATTGATTGAGGGACATTCTTCCTTATCTGGTACTTAGGAGAGGGTATTGTGCACATAATTCAATATAGTAATTGAATATATAttctctctcccatcctttacaTTCCTTTTATCACCTAGTTGGCCCTGTTTACATCAGGTAAGTCAATTGATACGTCATTTATTTTACACAACCACTGTCATCAGCTGCCACCTGACCCTTTACCAATGGATGTTTTACTGCTACTCTGAATATATCATGCaatcttaaccccccccccccatgtttaTGCAGTGGTTAGAGACCAGACCTAACAGACAAGTGTGTCCAGTGTGCAAGGCAGGCATCAGTCGAGACAAAGTCATCCCACTATATGGCAGGGGAAGCACAGGCCAGCAGGACCCACGGTGGGTTGATGTACTCAACATGAAAGCAGGGAGCTCAGTTTGCATACAATCCTCAGTTATTACTCTGAATTCCACATCCCAAACTACTGTTGTCAACAACTTGTCTCTCATTGTTAGGGAGCGAACGCCTCCTCGACCACAAGGACAGAGGCCAGAGCCAGAAAATCGTGTAAGTACTGTGTAATACAACCACTATCACCAAGCCATTACTCTCACTTTTCAGACTGTGCACAATTATTTAGCAAGGATGTTAGCAAAGCTCAATACAGATAGTTCTACTGTGTATCACTTGTGTTTGCAATGTTGGCTGCTGTATTGCACTACCCATTCATGATGAAACTATGACACGGGATGCTGTAGTGAACCCGCCCATAGCTGAATTCATTAGCAGAATTAACTTTCTCACTGGGACCTATTAAGCGCTGCCTGAAGAGCTCTATTTGATCCCTTGAGAATGACGAAACTTATAGCACTAGCGATTGCGTCACATCATCTCTCCCTCGAAACACCTGTTAAAGTCAAGTTTTTTGTACATATGGAATAGTCATGTTATAACCCTGGGTTGGTGCAATGTTATTGTAAGGTTCTCTTCCCATCACAGGGATTTCAGGGGTTCGGCTTTGGAGACGGAGGATTCCAGATGTCTTTTGGCATTGGTGCCTTTCCATTTGGCATTTTCTCTACAGCTTTTAACATCAATGATGGAAGACCACACCCAGGTACTTTAGCTGTGTAGGTTGAGCATTGTGTATTGTAACAATGTTTCATCAAAAATGTATTGTGAATGGCCCCCTCTACCTTGAAAAGCATTAATTCATTCTCCACTGGTTACCCCACACAGCTGCCCCTGGGACCCCCCAGCACATGGATGAACAGTTCTTGTCCCAACTCTTTCTAATTGTGGCTCTGGTGATTGTGTTTTGGCTACTAATCACATAAATGTCTGGGCGGCCAGGACTAAGGCTCAATTTGGACAGTTCTTAATACTCTGTTTCCAGATACTTGTTTGATTTTGTACTTTTCCACATTCTAAGTATTGTCCTCTGAACTTGCTGTTGGTTTATTTTCAGTAATTGAGATTAAACTGTTTGATTACATCTGTACTATGAATCCTACAGAAGTCTTAAAATGGCCCTACCTCTTCATTTCCATCAATGGTGTGTTTAATAGACAAAGTTTCCTTGGCTGGCAATATAGAACCAGATTTTAAAAGAAAAAAATGGCAAATCAGTAAATGTAAGGTATCACCCTCTGTGTTTGTATGGATGTAGATTATGAGCAGTATGACCTGTTTCTGAACTGAATATCAATTCGGGAAGAGATGCATAATTGGCGATAGACTTTTAAATTGTTGACACAATTGCCTTTTGAGTAACATTACCAGTATGCAGCCATTTTAACAATACAGTAAGTAGGACATTGTGTGGTGTCAGCAAGGGAATAGTCCAAAGGAGCAGTATTGATATGGGTTTAAGTTATTGAATAATTAACTGGTATGTCCTCTGTTGCCATAGGAGCTATTTTGTTAACTATTTCTCATGTTTCAGAAAATAAGCTTACAATTAAAGGAGCTATTTTTGGTTGAAGGATAGTCATTGTCTGCCACTAGTAAGACTATTATTTAGTACAAATGGAAATGTAGAATTCTAATGCATATATAATAAAGAACTTGGGATGTGCAAAAGGTGTAGAAGATTTTGATTTCTTCAACCTGACAACTATCAAGATGAATGTCATTAGTAACAGAAGCTGTTATTTGATGTGCTCCCTCACTAATTGATTTTTACTAATAAAAAGTTGAATATAAAAAATTGATTATTAAAAATAGCATAAGCATCTGTAATAGACTGTTTCAAGTCCTCTCAGTAGGATATGAAGCAAACACCTTCGTATGGGTAGTCAATGTTTCTCTAATCAGGCTGCAACCATTTAATGCCATTCAAAGAAACATAACAGCCCATTGTATTTTCAATTGGGTTAACTTGCATTCATAACAGAAAATGCTTTAAGATCTATTAAAAATAATTGATTTGGTTGTTAATCAACTCTTGTGAAAAATATAAAAGTATCTCTCAATATTATTCTAAAAACAGATGAATAACTTGGCTCTTCATGTTTTAGGAGAGAAATATAttttacaaaaaaatactttaGGTCCAAAAAAACATTAGAACTTCCACTGAGAACAACCCCTGTAGACCCTACAAAAATGAATGAGTTATGTCTCTGGCTCTTCTTGTGACTCTGGCCCTTGGTCTTCTTGAGGCACGGGCTCTGGCAGTTCATTGGACACTGTCACCAGTGGGTCTTTGACAGTCAATGGCTGATCTACACTAAACTCTGCCTCATACATTATCTGTTGGATCTTAATTTTGGTCTCACATCTTTTTTGTGGAGCTAGCCTCTTCAAGGCAGGAACGAAGCTGAGAAGAAACATCTCATCCTCGTCACACTGTCGGTTAGGGATCATGGAATCTGATCTGTGATCTTTCTCTTTGGCCAGCAGCCTCCTGTTCTTTGTGGAGAGCTTGGCAGGAGTGCTTGAGGAACATGGTGAAGCAGGGGACTCTTGTCGTGTCTGAGGCCTCTTCCTGGTTGTGTATGTTGATAGCTGGGGAGCTGAGGATGGCTGGGGCGCTGGGGATATTTGGGCACCTGGTGGTAGCTTGGCCAGGAAAGCCAGCTGGGCCATCTGGGTGCCTTGTTGCGCTGGGGACAGCTGGGTCACAAAGGCTAGCTGCGACATGGTCCCAACCTGGGTTGTAGGGGTTTTCATGTTGTTTACCAGGGCTGTGTTGAGTGTTTTGACAGGTTTGAGCTCACTCTGTGTGCTTTTATTGATTGTATCAGGGCTTTCCTGGTTGTCATGGTCTGCATTGCCATTTCTAGGTTTAATGAATGGTTGAAGAAAGTTCAGAAGTTGTCTGTATTTCCATCGACTGGTGGTGcgctcccctgtctcctccttaCTCCTTTTCTCCTGTCGTACTTCCTTGAAGTATCGGTCTCTTAGATTCTTCCATTTCCTTTTGCACTCTTCAGCTAAAATGGATAAATCAATGATATCAATTATGCAATATGGATTCATCATACTCAAGACTTAATTTGATGCATTTCATATTGAACAAGCTAAACATGGAGAATATTTGACTAAATGGATGGAAACAAATATTTACAAGTAGCTAGTATGATTAACAATGTATTTTTGGCCAATGAGTCAGAAAAAAACGGGAGCATTCAGGTGATTGAACACATCTCTCCATCCCAATAAGGGGGCTCGATTAATCTCACCGGGGCGTCAGGGCTGCCTCCCGGGTGTGAGGTACGTGCCTCGCTCTGTCCGACTGCAAAGTCGGCAAAAAAAATGGACGTGAGTATAGTAGGATTGTGTTTTCCCGTGCAAAAGTTATTGCTTTGGATAAAAACGCGTTATCTGCCTAAGCAACGAAAACGAATTAAACATTTGATGGAAAATATGTTTCTGGACTATGTACCCTGTTGAAAACATGACCAAGCCGACCCCGCTTTCGCACGATGATGTGACCGGCCATTGTCCGGGCCAACCCCGGCCAGCGTGTAATAAATAACTCCCTCATAGATGGAACCTAATCGGGTTCCTACTTATAAACTGTAAATGTGAGGCTCTACCATTGAGTTGGTCGGtaaattata contains:
- the LOC110537191 gene encoding uncharacterized protein LOC110537191, coding for MDEKLILSVFNFPELYNTTLPDYRNGETRSLAWRRISALTALPAEECKRKWKNLRDRYFKEVRQEKRSKEETGERTTSRWKYRQLLNFLQPFIKPRNGNADHDNQESPDTINKSTQSELKPVKTLNTALVNNMKTPTTQVGTMSQLAFVTQLSPAQQGTQMAQLAFLAKLPPGAQISPAPQPSSAPQLSTYTTRKRPQTRQESPASPCSSSTPAKLSTKNRRLLAKEKDHRSDSMIPNRQCDEDEMFLLSFVPALKRLAPQKRCETKIKIQQIMYEAEFSVDQPLTVKDPLVTVSNELPEPVPQEDQGPESQEEPET
- the LOC110537192 gene encoding E3 ubiquitin-protein ligase RNF185 isoform X1, whose product is MASPAPPPATVSTATENPSSSTAAGEGGNQDSTFECNICLDTSKDAVISLCGHLFCWPCLHQWLETRPNRQVCPVCKAGISRDKVIPLYGRGSTGQQDPRERTPPRPQGQRPEPENRGFQGFGFGDGGFQMSFGIGAFPFGIFSTAFNINDGRPHPAAPGTPQHMDEQFLSQLFLIVALVIVFWLLIT
- the LOC110537192 gene encoding E3 ubiquitin-protein ligase RNF185 isoform X2 — encoded protein: MASPAPPPATVSTATENPSSSTAAGEGGNQDSTFECNICLDTSKDAVISLCGHLFCWPCLHQWLETRPNRQVCPVCKAGISRDKVIPLYGRGSTGQQDPRERTPPRPQGQRPEPENRGFQGFGFGDGGFQMSFGIGAFPFGIFSTAFNINDGRPHPGTLAVCPWDPPAHG